In Lachnospiraceae bacterium, the DNA window GCGTAAATTGCATTTCTGCTGTGTCTTCTATAAATTACGTAGTATATTTTCTACATTACCTGTTTAATTAATCAAACAGCTTCTCTTTATAAACTCCGGCGCTGATCAGGCCTCTGATGGCATCTACAACTGCCTGCTTGTCTTCTTTATAGGTAACGCCAAACCACTTATCTGGTGTATCCAGAACACGGACCTTTGCTTTGCCTTCGTGTACTAACTGATCAATGATCTTTGGAAGGAGGTATTCTGCTTTGATATCACCTGGCTTTAAGTTATCTAAGAATTCAGGAAATCCTTTTTCCAGTTCGTTTAAGAAGCTGACCGGAAGTCCCCACATATTCATGGAAACCAGCTGCTCAGGAAGCACTTTTACAGGATTTCCTGCATCATCTGATGCGTGAAGCCCATCTTCCATCATGCGGATATTATAAGTCTCTGTTACTTTTTTCAGAATGCCATTTTCCTCTTCGCAGACACCTCTGGTAACAGCGCCGTTGTCGCTTAAGGTATTCTTTAAGATAAAACCGCCCATGCAGATGTCATAAACATCTCCGTCCT includes these proteins:
- a CDS encoding sugar phosphate nucleotidyltransferase, whose amino-acid sequence is MKETALVIMAAGIGSRFGGGIKQLAPVGPNGEIIMDYSIHDAIEAGFNKVVFIIRKDLEKDFKEIIGNRIEKQIPVIYAYQELDALPEGYEVTEGRTKPWGTGQAVLTVKGLIDCPFLVINADDYYGKKGFCKIHEYMVNEMKEDGDVYDICMGGFILKNTLSDNGAVTRGVCEEENGILKKVTETYNIRMMEDGLHASDDAGNPVKVLPEQLVSMNMWGLPVSFLNELEKGFPEFLDNLKPGDIKAEYLLPKIIDQLVHEGKAKVRVLDTPDKWFGVTYKEDKQAVVDAIRGLISAGVYKEKLFD